A window from Podospora bellae-mahoneyi strain CBS 112042 chromosome 1 map unlocalized CBS112042p_1, whole genome shotgun sequence encodes these proteins:
- a CDS encoding uncharacterized protein (EggNog:ENOG503P2WU; COG:S) — protein MSSYASPVTDGAPVSFAGDRVAVSPPGSVSGSPMSNVAVGAIGDAAPVPGVPLPELGHPSSHLCHDVNSAHMELMIRFKFSDHAPELNEELHDFASKLLFRCALQAPYLMHQMLAVCARRLVALFPDRSDFFSEHAMHLQTRAISIYNETAAKAQIDQNNCSALLLYCSLLSRHLLADLLAKRDTNLDGFLDRYLQFLSISGGLKGVSISAWELLLESDIKHLVLWAISISQSLPLGNHCDYLRHLISESLSLDAQSKEACLKAAAYLQVGFDRILGNDVRNERYLMIFMWQVPSYLEP, from the exons ATGTCAAg CTATGCCTCACCAGTGACCGACGGGGCACCCGTATCATTCGCTGGTGATCGAGTCGCGGTATCACCACCAGGATCAGTGTCAGGCTCGCCGATGTCAAATGTCGCCGTGGGCGCAATTGGCGATGCAGCACCTGTTCCTGGTGTCCCCCTACCCGAGCTGGGCCATCCAAGCTCTCATCTCTGTCACGATGTCAACAGTGCTCATATGGAGCTCATGATCCGGTTCAAATTCTCTGATCACGCACCAGAACTCAACGAGGAGCTACACGACTTTGCCTCGAAACTCTTATTCAGATGCGCTCTTCAAGCTCCGTACTTGATGCACCAGATGCTGGCGGTGTGCGCGCGAAGGTTGGTTGCGCTTTTCCCCGACAGGTCCGACTTCTTCTCGGAGCACGCGATGCATCTTCAAACAAGGGCCATCTCGATTTACAACGAGACTGCAGCCAAGGCTCAGATTGACCAGAACAACtgctccgccctcctcctctactGTTCTTTGCTCAGCCGACATTTACTCGCCGATCTGCTCGCTAAGCGCGATACGAATCTGGATGGGTTTCTTGACCGCTATCTTCAGTTTCTTTCAATCTCTGGTGGTTTGAAAGGCGTGTCGATCAGTGCATGGGAGCTTCTACTCGAATCTGATATCAAGCACCTTGTTCTTTGGGCGATTAGCATTTCCCAGTCATTGCCACTGGGGAATCATTGCGACTATCTTCGACATCTCATTTCTGAGTCACTTAGTCTCGACGCTCAGTCGAAAGAGGCCTGTCTCAAAGCTGCGGCTTATCTGCAAGTTGGGTTTGACAGGATTCTGGGCAATGACGTGCGCAATGAACGCTATCTAATGATCTTCATGTGGCAAGTACCTTCCTATCTTGAACCATAA
- a CDS encoding uncharacterized protein (EggNog:ENOG503P3ID) produces MSSWVFRPPVAPSTGVMPISALLSPQPDADKENHGPAASKSLKRKSLDDHAIASAGSGMSLDDIDLEGVPIDMNCDQVRRKINNLLDSAAMTKTAFAREIGVSAKSLSGFLGVHGPFNGSGFAAYENAWEWFKKREMLGIPLVGKKQKTSATTAAFAAPAVTVTPAPATASKAKPSAASSVPDISGIHLEGQETDSVPVYDSCDEIRRKIDLHLKKDGVTQASFHRDIYAQLRGPSKPGKCFQSVQLQRFRGMKGSNCGAKSALYYGTYVFFEKIRIKEGKPKTKHRLEMEALWGAAGADREHDENTRVWVLGVASKGGGGRGREVGSMLTFD; encoded by the exons ATGTCATCATGG GTGTTCCGTCCTCCCGTGGCACCATCCACAGGCGTCATGCCTATCTCAGCTCTCCTCTCGCCTCAGCCAGACGCTGATAAAGAGAACCATGGCCCCGCTGCAAGCAAAAGCCTAAAGCGCAAGTCCCTCGATGACCATGCCATTGCCTCAGCAGGATCAGGCATGTCCCTCGACGACATCGACCTCGAAGGCGTACCAATCGACATGAACTGCGACCAGGTCCGTCGCAAAATCAATAATCTTCTCGATTCCGCCGCCATGACCAAAACCGCCTTCGCCCGTGAGATTGGCGTCAGCGCCAAATCGCTTTCAGGCTTCTTGGGTGTCCACGGTCCCTTCAACGGCTCAGGCTTCGCCGCCTATGAAAACGCCTGGGAGTGGttcaagaagagggagatgctCGGTATCCCTCTAGTAgggaagaaacaaaagacttCCGCCACCACTGCTGCCtttgctgctcctgctgtcACTGTGACCCCAGCCCCCGCAACCGCATCCAAAGCCAAACCCTCCGCTGCCTCTTCGGTTCCTGATATCAGCGGAATTCACCTGGAAGGTCAGGAAACTGACTCCGTCCCCGTCTATGACTCTTGCGACGAAATCCGCCGTAAGATCGACCTACATCTCAAAAAAGACGGCGTCACTCAGGCGTCTTTCCACCGGGACATCTACGCCCAGCTTCGCGGCCCCAGCAAGCCAGGAAAATGCTTCCAGAGCGTGCAGCTCCAGCGATTTagggggatgaaggggagTAACTGTGGGGCGAAATCAGCGTTGTATTACGGGACTTATGTCTTTTTTGAAAAGATCCGGATCAAGGAGGGGAAGCCGAAGACGAAGCATAGGTTGGAAATGGAGGCGCTTTGGGGGGCAGCAGGGGCGGATAGGGAGCATGATGAGAACACTAGGGTTTGGGTCTTGGGTGTGGCGAGcaaaggaggtggtgggagggggagggaggtggggagtATGCTTACTTTTGATTAG
- a CDS encoding uncharacterized protein (COG:O; EggNog:ENOG503NUV2), whose protein sequence is MKFSALSLGLLALLTPLSAAWTKEDREIFRVRDELLAHEGPEVTFYDFLGVKKGASHEDINKAYKKKSRELHPDKVRQQLQAQRIKANKENAKKSGGKPGVQVTKQPTSHELKVAIKRASERQARLSIVADVLRGPGRDRYDYFLTNGFPTWKGTEYYYNRYRPGLGTAIFGVFLVAGGGAHYLALYMSWKRQREFVERYITFARRAAWGDNLGLNIPGVDGEPAAAPHPPPPQQVYEDEDGRQIPINRKMRRMQERETKKEAKDKSAGRKTRRGRDTKPASASASGSATPQPQPEGQGPTGAKRRVVAENGKVLVVDSVGAVFLEQEDEDGNVGEYLLDPNEIAKPTFRDTAVVRLPFWVYDLTIGRVFKKRTADDEFEEEIDEPTETDVVNDDEDSEPGRLTPSTGSAEDFELLEKSVDSLGQAKASGTQKGGGNKASKRKNKKR, encoded by the exons ATGAAATTCTCTGCTCTTTCCCTAGGCCTGTTGGCCCTCCTAACGCCGCTGAGTGCGGCATGGACCAAAGAAG ATCGCGAAATCTTCCGTGTCCGCGATGAACTCCTTGCGCATGAAGGTCCCGAAGTGACTTTTTACGATTTTCTTGGTGTCAAGAAGGGCGCAAGCCACGAGGACATCAACAAAGCCTACAAGAAGAAGTCAAGAGAGCTCCATCCCGACAAAGTCAGACAGCAGCTCCAGGCCCAGCgcatcaaggccaacaaGGAGAACGCCAAGAAGTCGGGAGGCAAGCCCGGTGTGCAGGTGACGAAGCAGCCTACCTCTCATGAGCTCAAGGTTGCCATCAAGCGCGCCTCAGAGCGCCAGGCTCGTCTTTCCATCGTTGCCGATGTCCTCCGTGGCCCTGGGCGTGACCGATATGACTACTTCCTCACCAATGGCTTCCCTACCTGGAAGGGCACCGAGTACTACTACAACCGCTATCGCCCCGGCCTTGGCACTGCTATCTTCggcgtcttcctcgtcgccggTGGTGGCGCGCATTATCTCGCCCTTTACATGAGCTGGAAGCGCCAACGCGAGTTTGTGGAGCGCTATATCACGTTTGCGCGCCGTGCTGCTTGGGGCGACAACCTTGGTCTCAACATTCCTGGCGTTGATGGCGAGCCTGCCGCcgctcctcaccctccccctcctcaacaggtgtacgaagacgaagacggtCGCCAGATTCCCATCAACCGCAAGATGCGTCGCATGCAAGAGCGCGAGACAaagaaggaggccaaggataAGAGTGCCGGGCGCAAGACCCGCCGTGGACGTGACACCAAGCCCGCCTCGGCCTCTGCTTCCGGATCAGCGACTCCCCAGCCGCAGCCCGAGGGACAGGGTCCCACTGGAGCCAAAAGGCGTGTCGTTGCGGAGAATGGCAAGGTTCTCGTTGTTGACTCGGTGGGCGCCGTCTTCCTTGAacaggaggatgaggatggcaatGTGGGCGAGTACCTTTTGGAC CCCAATGAGATCGCCAAACCTACCTTCAGGGACACCGCCGTGGTTCGCCTGCCTTTCTGGGTTTATGATCTGACCATCGGACGTGTGTTTAAGAAGCGCACCGCGGATGACGAGTTTGAGGAAGAGATCGACGAGCCCACCGAGACCGACGTCGtcaatgacgacgaggattcTGAGCCCGGAAGACTCACTCCCTCCACTGGCTCTGCCGAGGActttgagcttctcgagaagTCGGTCGACTCTCTGGGTCAGGCCAAGGCAAGCGGTACCCAGAAGGGGGGCGGCAACAAGGCGAGCAAGcgcaagaacaagaagaggtgA
- a CDS encoding uncharacterized protein (EggNog:ENOG503P0U5; COG:O), giving the protein MAAKAGRPPNYYAILEVPETASTTQIRDAYKRAALKTHPDRIPADHPDRPERTRKFQLVNDAYYTLSDPTRRREYDAQRKLFSGPSSSRPTPDGFDPFADAEESASDQQQQGQQPNFYSWAWNFFTNQGQGAKNQHNQEESRQQAENEQFADVFEEMLREEGMADPSHNNRPTGKFWGTLGGISGGALGFIMANVPGMVAGAVAGNRLGAVRDAKGKSVYAVFQELPQADRARLLSQLAAKVLSHTVGI; this is encoded by the exons ATGGCAGCAAAAGCCGGCCGGCCTCCCAACTACT ATGCCATCCTCGAGGTCCCAGAaaccgcctccaccacccagaTCCGCGATGCCTATAAACG CGCTGCCTTAAAAACCCACCCCGACCGCATCCCGGCCGACCACCCTGACCGTCCCGAACGAACCCGCAAATTCCAGCTCGTCAACGACGCATACTACACCCTCTCCGATCccacccgccgccgcgaATACGACGCCCAACGCAAACTCTTCTCCggccccagctcctcccgcCCCACGCCCGACGGCTTCGACCCCTTCGCCGACGCCGAAGAGTCCGCTTCCgaccagcaacagcaaggaCAGCAGCCCAACTTCTACTCCTGGGCCTGGaacttcttcaccaaccaagGCCAGGGCGCCAAAAACCAGCACAACCAGGAAGAATCCCGCCAGCAAGCTGAGAATGAGCAGTTCGCCGATGTCTTCGAAGAGATGCTccgggaggagggcatgGCCGACCCGTCGCACAACAACAGGCCGACGGGCAAGTTTTGGGGCACGCTGGGCGGTATCAGTGGTGGCGCGCTAGGGTTTATTATGGCCAATGTACCTGGTatggttgctggtgctgtggCTGGCAACAGGCTCGGCGCGGTGAGAGATGCCAAGGGGAAGAGTGTGTATGCGGTCTTTCAG GAACTGCCACAGGCGGATCGGGCAAGGCTTCTTAGTCAGTTAGCCGCGAAGGTGTTGAGCCATACGGTGGGGATTTGA
- a CDS encoding uncharacterized protein (EggNog:ENOG503P2U3): MTTPPLLHPILNVWKAPPVIFSIYRTTCGDISSGPLALCPRLAAPSYLKSPRAYFKRVPFHASSLYKHTLPRSTSPTTTLPAGVLSYLQIQQSVDYQDIYQDIYSEDELSMLLARQLNFNNPLPAQPEQVPEPVAVAAPQPVQAPKIVYISQHYNHSAAHLAKQKEQQQQQQETPARPSSEPPQSEHAAIERVLREYSVDSTNLSPAQFHLFKTVDDPQRMHLIELWRACPPTPPTPLRYYNSTTSLDQEEALARMRWEQAQQDEMEAELQAQLEHEYQIQMEEQQRQQQQGQRQQEMIISLDGTPLTPVQVGDGRWIQTTAEYGDMEPYMATGYQEELARRGVIGTGTGGSSEAKRATDPVYKSVGVDWASIRRREEEYQMSMSEQYGRLMLARGVEDEEDEEML; encoded by the exons ATGACAACCCCTCCACTGCTTCATCCGATCCTGAATGTCTGGAAAGCCCCACCGGTGATTTTCTCTATATATCGGACCACCTGCGGAGACATTTCCTCAGGGCCTCTTGCTCTGTGTCCTCGATTAGCAGCTCCGAGTTACCTGAAGTCTCCAAGAGCTTATTTTAAACGTGTGCCCTTCCACGCGTCATCGTTGTACAAGCACACGCTGCCTCGAAGCAcgtcccccaccaccaccttaCCCGCAGGCGTGCTATCATACCTGCAAATCCAGCAAAGTGTCGATTATCAAGACA TATACCAAGACATCTACTCTGAAGACGAGCTCTCCATGCTTCTAGCTCGTCAGCTGAACTTCAACAATCCGTTACCAGCACAACCGGAGCAAGTCCCAGAACCCGTGGCCGTCGCAGCGCCACAACCAGTCCAGGCTCCCAAGATAGTCTACATCTCCCAGCACTACAACCACTCGGCAGCCCACCTGGCCAAACAAAaggagcaacagcaacaacaacaagaaacccCAGCCCGACCCTCCTCGGAGCCCCCCCAAAGCGAACACGCGGCCATCGAGCGTGTCCTCCGCGAATACTCGGTCGATtcaaccaacctctcccccgcccAGTTCCACCTCTTCAAAACCGTCGACGACCCCCAACGCATGCACTTGATCGAACTCTGGCGCGCctgcccccccacccccccaacacccctcAGAT ACTacaactccaccacctccctagACCAGGAAGAAGCACTCGCTCGAATGCGCTGGGAGCAGGCCCAGCAAGACGAAATGGAAGCCGAACTCCAGGCTCAGCTCGAGCACGAGTACCAGATCCAAATGGAGGAGCAgcaacgacagcaacaacaagggCAGCGACAGCAGGAAATGATCATCTCGTTGGATGGGACCCCCTTGACGCCAGTTCAGGTGGGAGATGGTAGGTGGATCCAGACGACGGCAGAGTATGGGGATATGGAACCTTACATGGCGACTGGGTAtcaggaggagctggcgagAC GGGGTGTCATCGGTACTGGGACGGGTGGTAGTAGCGAGGCTAAGAGGGCGACGGACCCGGTGTACAAGTCCGTCGGGGTGGACTGGGCGTCAattcggaggagggaggaggagtaccAGATGAGCATGTCGGAGCAGTatgggaggttgatgctggctaggggggtggaggatgaggaggatgaggagatgtTGTGA
- a CDS encoding uncharacterized protein (EggNog:ENOG503P2DZ), translating into MTAKPKMRILQPSLGGREWTTSTSNFSPESINLPQQCYVFLDHNNYPDIGSRRDRALEHFQVPAFVGTKTCFDLNGFFGSQVTYDETSSHKRMIGLTTWFRVLIKMVQKVEEAHDNLPEYATSGEKGYNWFETTIFTRWDYPDKHQVLIVDTPSDFPEQLICLLQKASLSGQINFHDPLAMHTSLIDQIIVYSDISVWRIRDPVRQIEKSRMRTGAIFSEVHEMSRHAIHSSEVLEATIDTLKDLQRCRMMIHDSFPSRPPPMAAATSASREATTPTYLTQTYKDQAIQYAQFQISLLKNLKLRADSNRERLKNEINTAFNNLTMQDNSVLKSIALLTMVFLPATFFSSLFSTTFFNYGDDGEWQVSGKMWIYWVTTLPATILIVILWRVWLGNSDAIVAGWKRVKKWTLEDQGWKGLWRGAGNTKEQMVKEEGTEMGHVGKNVRTF; encoded by the exons ATGACAGCGAAACCAAAAATGAGAATACTCCAGCCCT CcctgggagggagggaatgGACAACAAGCACATCTAATTTTAGCCCCGAAAGT ATCAATCTTCCCCAACAGTGTTATGT CTTCCTAGACCATAACAACTACCCCGACATAGGCTCACGTCGCGACCGAGCTCTAGAGCATTTCCAAGTCCCTGCTTTTGTTGGCACTAAGACCTGTTTTGACCTGAATGGCTTCTTTGGCAGCCAGGTAACCTATGACGagacctcctcccacaagCGCATGATCGGACTTA CAACATGGTTCCGCGTCCTTATCAAAATGGTCCAAAAAGTCGAGGAAGCCCATGACAACCTCCCCGAGTACGCCACCAGTGGAGAGAAAGGCTACAATTGGTTCGAAACAACTATTTTTACCCGATGGGACTACCCAGACAAGCACCAGGTTTTAATTGTCGACACACCTTCGGACTTCCCTGAGCAACTTATTTGCCTTCTTCAAAAAGCGTCACTATCGGGGCAAATCAACTTTCACGATCCCTTGGCAATGCACACCAGTCTCATCGATCAGATAATCGTGTATTCCGACATCTCTGTCTGGCGGATCCGAGACCCGGTCCGTCAAATAGAGAAG AGTCGCATGCGAACCGGCGCCATCTTCAGTGAGGTCCACGAGATGTCGCGTCACGCCATCCATTCCTCGGAAGTTCTTGAAGCGACCATTGACACCCTCAAAGACTTGCAAAGATGCCGAATGATGATTCACGACTCTTTCCCAtcccggcctcctcccatgGCAGCAGCCACTTCTGCTTCCAGAGAGGCGACAACCCCAACTTACTTGACGCAAACTTACAAAGACCAGGCCATCCAATATGCACAGTTCCAAATCTCTCTACTCAAAAACTTGAAACTACGGGCCGACAGTAACAGGGAACGACTGAAGAATGAGATCAACACG gccttcaacaacctcaccatgCAAGACAACTCGGTCCTCAAGAGCATAGCCCTTCTCACTATGGTCTTCCTCCCAGCAACATTCTTCTCC TCCCTCTTCAGCACAACTTTTTTCAACTACGGCGATGACGGGGAGTGGCAGGTATCGGGGAAAATGTGGATTTATTGggtcaccaccctcccggCAACGATCCTCATTGTTATTCTTTGGAGGGTGTGGCTCGGAAACAGTGATGCTATTGTTGCTGGTTGGAAAAGAGTGAAGAAATGGACATTAGAAGATcaggggtggaaggggttgtggaggggggcggggaacACGAAGGAGCAgatggtgaaggaggagggcacGGAGATGGGTCATGTTGGTAAAAATGTTCGTACTTTTTGA
- a CDS encoding uncharacterized protein (EggNog:ENOG503PH03), with product MTSTSTPPNLPNYSKSYLPKRAQIPPLKVHPPPQLPEPHNELLPLSYELHQDNTPEKRVLLLIPTMNADKGQLMETQLRKRLPNNTEIYCLGFEGASSGVGEQPYNEAGMTGAFNRIDHGMILNRVSPQVIELVVKRRITTVIYAAIESFIARPGWPPARLGEGAIKEPVDYAYIVLYNPVTGVVKTGVSEGVEVPRAYWKEAQKYGFSDPVTEDSIKTFGGEKGQREVPEEAVGNHGKVTVGEIMAANIRDLDKRNWQKLLTNGKACRYRLIEDTLEKMDIPW from the coding sequence ATGACCTCAAcatccacaccacccaacctccccaactACTCCAAAAGTTATCTCCCTAAGAGAGCGCAAATCCCCCCTCTCAAAgtccacccacctccccagctcccagaGCCGCACAATGAACTCCTCCCGCTCAGCTACGAGCTCCACCAAGACAACACTCCAGAAAAACGCGTCCTGCTCCTCATCCCAACCATGAACGCCGACAAAGGCCAGCTCATGGAAACCCAGCTTCGGAAGCGTCTCCCAAATAACACGGAAATCTACTGCCTTGGCTTCGAGGGCGCGTCCTCAGGCGTGGGTGAGCAGCCCTACAACGAAGCGGGAATGACCGGGGCGTTCAACAGGATTGACCATGGCATGATCCTGAACCGAGTAAGTCCTCAGGTGATCGAGTTGGTTGTGAAGCGCCGTATCACGACCGTCATCTACGCGGCTATCGAGAGCTTTATTGCTAGGCCTGGTTGGCCCCCTGCTAGACTTGGGGAGGGCGCTATCAAGGAGCCGGTGGATTACGCTTATATTGTGTTGTACAACCCCGTGACGGGTGTGGTGAAGACGGGGGTGTccgagggggtggaggtgccgaGGGCGTATTGGAAGGAGGCGCAAAAGTACGGGTTTAGTGACCCCGTTACTGAGGACTCGATCAAGAcgtttgggggggagaaggggcagAGGGAGGTGCCTGAGGAGGCTGTGGGGAACCATGGGAAGGTTACGGTCGGGGAGATTATGGCGGCGAATATTCGGGATCTGGACAAGAGGAACTGGCAGAAGCTTCTGACGAATGGAAAGGCATGCCGGTATAGGTTGATAGAGGATacgttggagaagatggataTTCCGTGGTAA
- a CDS encoding uncharacterized protein (EggNog:ENOG503P682; COG:S), whose protein sequence is MQLSSVLSLLAVGTLAAAQASNNVTTGKLGDARPVRNNPVIGEVWIAEFDSETVKGTFKAVAAQIGINYTIDITGLPEENGPYNYHIHVRAVPENGTCADTGAHLDSYVRGQEPPCEASLPATCEVGDLSGKYGKVAGGHIQKEFHDPYTATNIIQLGYIGNRAVVFHDKSSARVACANITKAPVAATP, encoded by the exons ATGCAGCTGTCTTCTGTTTTGAGCCTCCTGGCTGTCGGCACGCTGGCAGCGGCCCAGGCTTCCAACAACGTCACGACTGGCAAGCTGGGTGATGCTCGGCCGGTGAGGAACAACCCCGTCATTGGTGAGGTTTGGATAGCCGAATTCGACTCGGAAACCGTCAAGGGCACCTTCAAGGCTGTCGCTGCCCAGATCGGCATCAACTACACCATTGATATTACCGGCTTGCCAGAGGAGAACGGACCTTACA ACTACCACATCCACGTCCGCGCTGTTCCCGAAAACGGCACATGCGCCGATACGGGCGCTCATCTCGACTCATACGTGCGTGGCCAGGAACCGCCTTGTGAGGCTTCGCTGCCTGCGACTTGCGAGGTCGGCGATCTGTCTGGGAAGTATGGCAAGGTTGCTGGGGGCCATATTCAGAAGGA aTTCCATGATCCATACACtgccaccaacatcatccagctTGGGTATATTGGTAATCGTGCGGTTGTTTTCCATGATAAGAGCTCGGCGAGGGTTGCTTGCGCCAACATCACGAAGGCGCCGGTTGCTGCGACTCCTTGA
- a CDS encoding uncharacterized protein (COG:H; EggNog:ENOG503P2Q6): protein MRGVVSCLPVKPALLYRQPSTPSSSSLRFVVRTPPNQLQPRLLTPTLFNQQRSLYSKMATPTAPEDPIVKALQEFTTCDVSDALIKLKYRNGGFLSGLTMWSPQRQDGDTKIVGPAYTVQYVPLDDPRPKHPSHYIDSVPPGAVIFVSCPPKTPNAVYGGLMSTRAKASGAVGSVIDGRFRDLQEQRGLGFPIFARDVGTAPPAELLKVAAVNVPVKLQTDEQDMTIRPGDYLIGDVNGVVVLPKELAEQAIPLMKKQVEADEKMAVEIAKGMSFSEASKMFRL from the exons ATGCGTGGAGTTGTGTCTTGTTTGCCCGTGAAGCCTGCATTGTTATATCGTCAGCCGAGcaccccatcttcttccagttTGAGATTTGTTGTCAGAACCCCGCCAAACCAATTACAGCCGAGGTTGTTAACACCAACACTGTTCAACCAACAGAGGTCGCTGTATTCCAAGATGGCTACTCCAACCGCACCAGAGGATCCAATTGTGAAGGCGTTGCAAGAGTTCACTAC TTGTGACGTTTCCGACGCCCTGATCAAGCTCAAGTACCGCAATGGCGGGTTCCTATCCGGGCTGACGATGTGGTCCCCTCAGAGACAGGACGGGGATACAAAGATTGTTGGGCCGGCGTATACGGTCCAATATGTCCCGCTGGACGATCCTAGGCCGAAGCATCCGAGTCATTAT ATCGACTCTGTCCCTCCGGGAGCGGTTATCTTTGTTTCTTGCCCTCCCAAGACTCCAAATGCAGTTTATGGTGGATTGATGAGCACGAGGGCGAAGGCGAGTGGTGCCGTGGGGAGTGTGATTGATGGACGGTTTAGGGATTTGCAGGAGCAGAGGGGGCTGGGGTTTCCG ATCTTTGCGAGAGATGTCGGAACAGCGCCTCCTGCTGAGTTGCTCaaggtggcggcggtcaATGTGCCAGTCAAACTGCAGACTGATGAGCAGGACATGACGATCAGGCCGGGGGATTACCTCATTGGTGATGTgaatggggttgtggtgctgCCCAAGGAGTTGGCGGAGCAGGCGATTCCGCTGATGAAGAAGCAggtggaggcggatgagAAGATGGCGGTGGAGATTGCGAAGGGGATGAGCTTTTCGGAGGCGAGTAAGATGTTTAGGCTTTGA